A genomic window from Babylonia areolata isolate BAREFJ2019XMU chromosome 9, ASM4173473v1, whole genome shotgun sequence includes:
- the LOC143285963 gene encoding cholinesterase-like: MFHAQEIIHDLNFPGDERVTKAIIYEYVDRTVPVQRDPYWRIATDVVGDSVFKCPTVDFASAFASLGGGRDVYLYSFEHRLSNNPWPEWMGVMHGYEIEAVFGLPLDYNYTQGEEDLASRMMGYWTRFAQTGNPNDGNDPVWPKLTSHEAQYLKITAQGDSVGQGLRRDQCSFRSTVLPLLQQELRGRRRDSPVRGDEINPQSEETW, translated from the exons ATGTTCCATGCGCAGGAGATTATACACGACCTCAACTTTCCTGGAGATGAACGAGTGACCAAAGCCATCATATACGAATACGTGGACAGAACGGTTCCTGTGCAGAGAGATCCTTATTGGCGCATTGCCACTGACGTGGTTGGAGACAGCGTGTTCAAGTGCCCCACAGTTGACTTTGCCAGCGCCTTCGCCTCTCTGGGAGGTGGCCGTGATGTGTACCTGTACTCCTTTGAGCACCGCCTGTCCAACAACCCGTGGCCGGAATGGATGGGGGTGATGCATGGCTATGAGATAGAGGCTGTGTTTGGTTTGCCTCTGGACTACAACTATACACAGGGGGAGGAAGATTTGGCCAGCAGGATGATGGGCTACTGGACACGGTTTGCTCAGACTGG AAATCCGAACGACGGTAATGACCCAGTCTGGCCCAAGCTGACGTCACATGAAGCCCAGTACCTGAAGATAACGGCACAGGGAGACAGTGTGGGACAGGGACTACGCCGTGACCAGTGTTCCTTCCGTTCCACTGTCCTTCCTTTGCTACAGCAGG AGCTCCggggcagacgtagagacagcccagtccgaggagacgaGATCAACCCacagtccgaggagacgtggtag
- the LOC143285737 gene encoding cholinesterase-like, which yields MTTPTATLILLTMVSSSFAQQADVVNTTLGRVQGLRKTVLGKDVDVYYGIPFAKPPVGELRFKRPEPAEPWTDIKSTVTKPNACFQSIDTAFGRFPGVEMWNPNTPISEDCLYLNIWVPRGFESQPPNATMVWINGGGFYGGSSMLDVYDGSKLAVTQNVIVASMNYRLGPLGFLYTGTVDAPGNQGLLDQSLALKWIYDNIERFGGERNTITIFGESAGSMSVGFHLLSNLSTNHFSRAIMQSGAPNLDRLLMEQSVAIGRARNLSEMFDCSRSQLSEMMQCMQQVDAGTLTDAQWYLLTSGYYFEMPLGPVVDNYFLTDYPRILLAQGAVKDTELLTGVNKDEGTYILVYRMPSRFPLDLPSNISDAEFKEMMYVLTFNGEESLVKAITYEYVDRLVPAQRGSYWDIAADVSGDDIISCPTVDFASAFTSLGGGRDVYLYSFEHRLSNNPWPEWMGVMHGYEIDAVFGLPLDYNYTQGEEDLASRMMGYWTRFAKTGNPNDPGNVWPKLTSREAQYLKITAQGDSVGQGLRRDQCSFRSTVLPLVTDCPDD from the exons ATGACCACACCAACAGCGACCTTGATTTTGCTGACGATGGTCAGCAGTTCCTTTGCTCAGCAAGCTGATGTTGTAAACACGACGTTGGGGCGAGTTCAGGGGTTGAGAAAAACGGTGCTGGGAAAAGACGTGGACGTCTATTACGGCATCCCCTTTGCCAAGCCCCCAGTGGGAGAACTTCGCTTCAAGCGTCCAGAGCCTGCTGAGCCATGGACGGACATCAAGTCCACAGTCACCAAACCCAACGCCTGTTTCCAGTCCATAGACACGGCTTTTGGCAGGTTTCCTGGGGTGGAAATGTGGAACCCTAACACTCCCATAAGTGAGGACTGTCTCTACCTCAACATCTGGGTTCCCAGAGGGTTTGAGTCACAGCCACCCAATGCTACCATGGTATGGATCAATGGAGGTGGGTTCTATGGAGGTTCTTCCATGCTGGATGTGTATGATGGATCCAAGTTGGCCGTCACTCAGAACGTCATTGTTGCATCCATGAACTACCGTCTGGGTCCTCTAGGATTTCTTTACACTGGCACCGTGGATGCACCAGGAAATCAGGGTCTGCTGGACCAGTCGTTGGCCTTGAAGTGGATCTATGATAACATTGAGAGATTTGGAGGTGAGCGAAACACCATCACAATTTTTGGGGAAAGTGCAGGATCAATGAGTGTGGGTTTTCATCTGCTGTCAAACCTGTCCACAAATCACTTTTCTCGAGCAATCATGCAGAGTGGCGCTCCCAACCTTGACAGGTTATTGATGGAACAGTCTGTCGCCATTGGTAGAGCTCGAAATTTATCAGAAATGTTCGACTGCTCAAGAAGTCAGCTGTCAGAAATGATGCAGTGCATGCAACAAGTCGATGCAGGGACTTTGACGGATGCTCAGTGGTACTTGCTGACGTCCGGTTACTATTTTGAAATGCCGTTGGGGCCAGTAGTGGACAACTACTTCCTTACAGATTACCCTCGGATACTCTTGGCTCAAGGTGCTGTAAAGGACACAGAGCTCCTGACTGGAGTCAACAAGGATGAAGGCACATACATTCTGGTGTATAGGATGCCCAGTCGTTTCCCCCTGGATTTACCCAGTAACATCTCTGATGCAGAGTTCAAG GAAATGATGTACGTCCTCACCTTCAATGGGGAAGAGAGCctggtcaaggccatcacatATGAATACGTCGACAGACTGGTCCCAGCCCAGAGGGGTTCCTATTGGGACATTGCTGCTGACGTCAGTGGAGATGACATCATTAGCTGCCCCACCGTTGACTTTGCCAGCGCCTTCACCTCTCTGGGAGGTGGCCGTGATGTGTACCTGTACTCCTTTGAGCACCGCCTGTCCAACAACCCGTGGCCGGAATGGATGGGGGTGATGCATGGCTATGAGATAGATGCTGTGTTTGGTTTGCCTCTGGACTACAACTATACACAGGGGGAGGAGGATTTGGCCAGCAGGATGATGGGCTACTGGACACGGTTTGCTAAGactgg aaacccCAACGACCCCGGCAATGTCTGGCCCAAGCTGACGTCACGTGAGGCCCAGTACCTGAAGATAACGGCACAGGGAGATAGTGTGGGACAGGGACTACGCCGTGACCAGTGTTCCTTCCGTTCCACTGTCCTTCCTTTGGTCACAGACTGCCCAGATGACTAG
- the LOC143285738 gene encoding acetylcholinesterase-like: MERQLTTPTATLILLIMVSSTFAQQADIVNTTLGCVQGLRKTVLGKDVDVYYGIPFAKPPVGELRFKRPEPAEPWTDIKSTVTKPNACFQSIDTAFDRFPGVEMWNPNTPMSEDCLYLNVWVPRGFESQPPNATMVWIHGGGFYGGSSILDVYDGSKLAVTQNVIVASMNYRLGPLGFLYTGTVDAPGNQGLLDQSLALKWISDNIERFGGEQNTITIFGESAGSMSVGSHLLSNLSTNHFSRAIMQSGAPNLDSLLREQSVAIGRARSLSEMFNCSGSQLSEMMQCMQQVDAGTLTDAQWYMLTSGYYFEVPFGPVVDNYFFTDYPRTLLAQGAVKDTELLTGVNKDEGTYFLVYGMPYRFPLDLPSNISDAEFKEMMYVLTWNGEESLVKAITYEYVDRLVPAQRGSYWDIADDVSGDDIISCPTVDFASAFTSLGGGRDVYLYSFEHRLSNNPWPEWMGVMHGYEIEVVFGLPLDYNYTQGEEDLASRMMGYWARFAKTGNPNDPGNVWPKLTSREAQYLKITAQGDSVGQGLRRDQCSFRSTVLPLVTDCSDD, encoded by the exons ATGGAAAGACAACTGACCACACCAACAGCGACCTTGATTTTGCTGATAATGGTCAGCAGCACCTTCGCCCAGCAAGCTGATATTGTAAACACGACATTGGGGTGCGTTCAGGGCTTGAGAAAAACGGTGCTGGGAAAAGACGTGGACGTCTATTACGGCATCCCCTTTGCCAAGCCCCCAGTGGGAGAACTTCGCTTCAAGCGTCCAGAGCCTGCTGAGCCATGGACGGACATCAAGTCCACAGTCACCAAACCCAACGCCTGTTTCCAGTCCATAGACACGGCTTTTGACAGGTTTCCTGGGGTGGAAATGTGGAACCCTAACACTCCCATGAGTGAGGACTGTCTCTACCTCAACGTCTGGGTTCCCAGAGGGTTCGAGTCACAGCCACCCAATGCTACCATGGTATGGATCCATGGAGGTGGGTTCTATGGAGGTTCTTCTATTCTGGATGTATATGATGGATCCAAGTTGGCCGTCACTCAGAACGTCATTGTTGCATCCATGAACTACCGTCTGGGACCGCTAGGATTTCTTTACACTGGCACCGTGGATGCACCAGGAAATCAGGGTCTGCTGGACCAATCGTTGGCCTTGAAGTGGATCTCTGATAACATTGAGAGATTTGGAGGTGAGCAAAACACCATCACCATTTTTGGGGAAAGTGCAGGATCAATGAGTGTGGGTTCTCATCTGCTGTCAAACCTGTCCACAAATCACTTTTCTCGAGCAATCATGCAGAGTGGCGCTCCCAACCTTGACAGTTTATTGAGGGAACAGTCCGTCGCCATTGGTAGAGCTCGAAGTTTATCAGAAATGTTTAACTGCTCAGGAAGTCAGCTGTCAGAAATGATGCAGTGCATGCAACAAGTCGATGCAGGGACTTTGACGGATGCTCAGTGGTACATGCTGACGTCTGGATACTATTTTGAAGTACCGTTCGGGCCAGTAGTGGACAACTACTTCTTTACAGATTACCCTCGGACACTCTTGGCTCAAGGTGCTGTAAAGGACACAGAGCTCCTGACTGGAGTCAACAAGGATGAAGGCACATACTTTCTGGTGTATGGGATGCCCTATCGTTTCCCCCTGGATTTACCCAGTAACATCTCTGATGCAGAGTTCAAG GAAATGATGTACGTCCTCACCTGGAACGGGGAAGAGAGCCTCGTCAAGGCCATCACATATGAATACGTCGACAGACTGGTCCCAGCCCAGAGGGGTTCCTATTGGGACATTGCTGATGACGTCAGTGGAGATGACATCATTAGCTGCCCCACCGTTGACTTTGCCAGCGCCTTCACCTCTCTGGGAGGTGGCCGTGATGTGTACCTGTACTCCTTTGAGCACCGCCTGTCCAACAACCCGTGGCCGGAATGGATGGGGGTGATGCATGGCTATGAGATAGAGGTTGTGTTTGGTTTGCCCCTGGACTACAACTATACACAGGGGGAGGAGGATTTGGCCAGCAGGATGATGGGCTACTGGGCACGGTTTGCTAAGactgg aaacccCAACGACCCCGGCAATGTCTGGCCCAAGCTGACGTCACGTGAGGCCCAGTACCTGAAGATAACGGCACAGGGAGACAGTGTGGGACAGGGCCTACGCCGTGACCAGTGTTCCTTCCGTTCCACTGTCCTTCCTTTGGTCACAGACTGCTCAGATGACTAG